From Streptomyces sp. HUAS MG91, the proteins below share one genomic window:
- a CDS encoding response regulator — protein sequence MIEVLVVDDDFHVAEINAAYVDKVADFRVLGTAHTALQALQVLERQRVDLLLLDHYLPDRTGLDLVRAMRQRGLRSDVIMVTAAQDVEVVEAALRYGVLHYLVKPFTFEGLRSRLESYAELRRTLRAASERTGTGQQRIDRIFGAVRTPASAPQAQAKGWSAPTMDLVRHVVAEADGPLSAQEVASRAGISRSTAQRYLRHLQDNGTLHLSLRYGDAGRPEHRYTAARADRSPRP from the coding sequence ATGATCGAAGTCCTGGTCGTCGACGACGACTTCCACGTCGCCGAGATCAACGCCGCCTATGTGGACAAGGTGGCCGACTTCCGTGTACTGGGCACGGCTCACACAGCGCTCCAGGCCCTACAGGTACTGGAGAGACAGCGGGTGGACCTCCTGCTCCTGGACCACTACCTGCCCGACCGGACCGGACTCGACCTCGTGCGCGCGATGCGGCAGCGTGGCCTGCGCAGCGACGTCATCATGGTCACGGCCGCCCAGGATGTCGAGGTCGTCGAGGCGGCTCTCCGGTACGGCGTGCTGCACTACCTGGTCAAGCCCTTCACGTTCGAAGGGCTTCGTTCCCGTCTGGAGAGCTACGCGGAACTGCGGCGGACCCTCCGTGCCGCGAGCGAACGGACCGGCACGGGGCAGCAGCGGATCGACCGTATCTTCGGGGCTGTCCGCACTCCGGCGAGCGCGCCCCAGGCGCAGGCCAAGGGCTGGTCCGCCCCGACCATGGATCTGGTCCGTCACGTGGTGGCCGAGGCGGACGGCCCGCTGTCGGCGCAGGAGGTCGCGTCGCGGGCGGGGATCAGCCGTTCGACCGCGCAGCGCTATCTGCGCCACCTCCAGGACAACGGAACGCTTCACCTGTCTCTGCGCTACGGCGACGCGGGTCGTCCCGAGCACCGGTACACAGCCGCACGGGCGGACCGGTCGCCGCGGCCCTGA
- a CDS encoding glycosyltransferase family 4 protein, which produces MKITFLVHNVYAIGGTVRTTLNLAAALADRHSVEIVSMHRHRETPRFAVDPRVTLTPLVDLRPASPDANHPQLAQPAAAFPVQDRRHRQYSRLHDTRTAAHLEQTDADVVIGTRPGLNVYLARYGPAMALRIVQEHLTHDAHDKKLRAVLARHYRQLDAVVTTTRADADVYRARMPLPGVHVTAIPNGVPAVDVPQADGTAPVIAAAGRLTRPKRFDLLIDAFSDIAARHPDWQLKLYGDGAEKARLKQQIDDLGLTGRAHLMGIRTPIETEFAAASLVAVASEAESFGMTIIEAMRCGVPVVSTDCPLGPGEIITDGIDGRLVPVGDREALARALMELIEDPGRRRRISAAARATATAYDPGEIAVAYETLFRGLKETAVLRHRTRRRDRRRRTARGALRRLKSLLNAAAPQRSRR; this is translated from the coding sequence GTGAAGATCACTTTCCTGGTGCACAACGTCTACGCGATAGGCGGAACGGTGCGCACCACCCTCAATCTCGCCGCCGCGCTGGCCGATCGCCACAGCGTGGAGATCGTCTCGATGCACCGCCACCGCGAGACCCCGCGCTTCGCCGTCGACCCGCGCGTCACCCTCACGCCCCTGGTCGACCTGCGCCCGGCCTCGCCCGACGCGAACCATCCCCAACTCGCCCAGCCCGCAGCCGCTTTCCCCGTGCAGGACCGGCGCCACCGCCAGTACAGCCGGCTGCACGACACCCGCACGGCGGCACATCTCGAGCAGACGGACGCGGACGTCGTCATCGGCACCCGGCCCGGCCTCAACGTCTATCTCGCCCGGTACGGACCCGCGATGGCCCTGCGCATCGTGCAGGAACACCTCACGCACGACGCCCACGACAAGAAGCTCCGTGCCGTCCTCGCCCGCCACTACCGTCAACTGGACGCCGTCGTCACCACCACCCGCGCCGACGCGGACGTGTACCGAGCCCGGATGCCGCTGCCGGGAGTCCACGTCACCGCGATCCCGAACGGCGTCCCCGCAGTGGATGTCCCGCAGGCCGACGGCACCGCACCCGTCATCGCCGCGGCCGGCCGGTTGACCCGGCCCAAGCGCTTCGACCTGCTCATCGACGCCTTCTCCGACATCGCGGCCCGCCACCCGGACTGGCAGCTCAAGCTGTACGGCGACGGTGCGGAAAAGGCACGCCTGAAGCAGCAGATCGACGATCTGGGACTGACCGGCCGAGCCCATCTGATGGGAATCCGCACACCGATCGAGACCGAGTTCGCCGCCGCGTCCCTCGTCGCCGTCGCCTCCGAGGCCGAGTCGTTCGGCATGACGATCATCGAGGCGATGCGCTGCGGTGTACCCGTGGTGAGCACCGACTGCCCGCTGGGGCCCGGCGAGATCATCACAGACGGGATCGACGGTCGACTGGTGCCCGTCGGCGACCGCGAGGCGCTGGCACGCGCCCTCATGGAGCTCATCGAGGACCCGGGAAGGCGGCGCCGCATCAGCGCCGCGGCCCGCGCCACCGCCACGGCCTACGACCCGGGTGAGATCGCCGTCGCGTACGAAACGCTGTTCCGCGGACTGAAGGAGACCGCGGTGCTGCGCCACCGGACGCGGAGGCGGGACCGCCGACGCCGGACGGCTCGCGGTGCCCTGCGCCGCCTCAAATCACTCCTCAATGCCGCCGCACCGCAGCGGAGCCGTCGGTGA